In Sphingobium amiense, a genomic segment contains:
- a CDS encoding LPS-assembly protein LptD translates to MRAALLAGAALGLAPHARAQDRSPQPNLNEPATPVSAPDAPVPAGDDQIGFAADQLQYDSNAEIVTASGSVQLLRDGNRLRADRVVWNRTTGKVEAQGNVSVTDPDGNIAYGDRFDVTDSLKDGAVDNMLLVLQSGGRLAAVKGTRVNGVYTLNRAAYTGCSVEDSDGCPKEPTWQINAVKVVYDPVRQRVTYTNANVELFGLPLIPLPGLSHPAGEGGGSGLLVPNIRYDRNNGFEVALPYYMKLAPNRDLTITPHVYSKVLPMMEGNFRHLYDRGAYQITGYATYGRRLGISGLDPDANSQQGIRAHLDASGTMQLTPEWSVDGSIRVTTDRTFLRRYDISRDDRLRNTVGVQRIGENSYFSLRGWAVQTLRQGDSQGQQPIALPVLDYRLRLTDPWLGGVVQLQANTLAITRTDGQDTQRAFAAAEWNLRKLTGLGQEVTFTGYLRGDVYHSNDALQNPIPAYAGEPGWQARGIAAAAVDMRWPFMGEAFGGVQRIAPRVQIVAAPRLANLRLPNEDARAVDLEDSNLFALNRFAGYDRFEDSSRATYGLEYGLDLPHFSVQAVVGQSYRLNSRESILPDGTGLSGKFSDIVGRTTIRYRNFVSLTHRYRLDKGSLAVRRNEIDATVGSRSTYVMVGYLRLNRNALANLEDLQDREELRVGARAQFARFWSVFGSTVIDLTDKKEDPVSMADGYQPVRHRLGVAYEDDCLTLGFTWVRNYQANGDARRGNSFQLRLAFRNIGI, encoded by the coding sequence CTGCGCGCCGCTCTTCTGGCCGGTGCGGCGCTCGGACTCGCGCCGCACGCCCGCGCGCAGGACAGGTCGCCGCAGCCCAATCTCAACGAACCGGCGACTCCTGTCAGCGCGCCCGACGCGCCAGTCCCGGCGGGCGACGACCAGATCGGGTTCGCCGCCGACCAGCTTCAATATGACAGCAACGCCGAAATCGTGACCGCCAGCGGCAGCGTCCAGTTGCTGCGTGACGGCAACCGCCTGCGCGCCGACCGTGTGGTGTGGAACCGCACCACGGGCAAGGTGGAGGCGCAGGGCAATGTCTCCGTCACCGATCCCGACGGCAATATCGCCTATGGCGACCGTTTCGACGTGACGGATTCGCTGAAGGACGGCGCAGTCGACAATATGCTGCTGGTGCTCCAGTCGGGCGGACGGCTCGCGGCGGTGAAGGGCACGCGGGTCAACGGCGTCTATACGCTCAACCGCGCCGCCTATACCGGCTGCTCGGTCGAGGACAGCGACGGCTGCCCCAAGGAACCCACCTGGCAGATCAACGCGGTCAAGGTGGTCTACGACCCCGTGCGCCAGCGCGTCACCTACACCAACGCCAATGTCGAACTGTTCGGCCTGCCGCTCATCCCGCTCCCCGGCCTGTCGCACCCGGCGGGCGAGGGCGGCGGCAGCGGGCTGCTGGTCCCCAACATCCGCTACGACCGCAACAACGGCTTCGAAGTGGCGCTGCCTTATTATATGAAGCTCGCGCCCAACCGCGATCTCACCATCACGCCGCACGTCTATTCGAAGGTGCTGCCGATGATGGAGGGCAATTTCCGCCATCTCTACGATCGGGGCGCCTACCAGATCACGGGCTACGCCACTTACGGACGGCGCCTGGGCATCAGCGGTCTCGACCCCGACGCCAATTCGCAACAGGGAATCCGCGCCCATCTCGACGCCAGCGGCACGATGCAACTGACGCCCGAATGGAGCGTCGACGGCTCGATCCGGGTCACGACCGACCGCACCTTCCTGCGCCGCTACGACATCAGCCGCGACGACCGGCTGCGCAACACCGTCGGCGTGCAGCGGATCGGCGAAAACAGCTATTTCTCGCTGCGCGGCTGGGCGGTCCAGACGCTGCGTCAGGGCGATTCGCAGGGGCAGCAGCCGATCGCGCTGCCGGTGCTCGACTATCGCCTGCGGCTGACCGACCCGTGGCTGGGCGGCGTGGTCCAGCTTCAGGCGAACACGCTCGCCATCACCCGCACCGACGGGCAGGACACGCAGCGCGCCTTCGCCGCCGCCGAATGGAACCTGCGCAAGCTCACCGGGCTGGGGCAGGAAGTCACCTTCACCGGCTATCTGCGCGGCGATGTCTATCACAGCAACGACGCGCTCCAGAACCCGATCCCCGCCTATGCGGGCGAGCCGGGCTGGCAGGCGCGCGGCATCGCGGCAGCGGCGGTGGACATGCGCTGGCCGTTCATGGGCGAAGCGTTCGGCGGCGTGCAGCGCATCGCCCCGCGCGTCCAGATCGTCGCCGCGCCGCGCCTCGCCAACCTGCGCCTTCCCAATGAAGACGCCCGCGCCGTCGATCTGGAAGACAGCAACCTCTTCGCCCTGAACCGCTTCGCGGGATATGACCGGTTCGAGGACAGTTCGCGCGCTACCTATGGCCTCGAATATGGTCTCGACCTGCCGCATTTTTCGGTGCAGGCGGTCGTCGGCCAGAGCTATCGCCTCAACAGCCGCGAAAGCATCCTGCCCGACGGCACCGGCCTGTCGGGCAAATTTTCCGACATCGTCGGGCGCACCACCATCCGCTACCGCAATTTCGTCAGCCTGACGCACCGCTACCGGCTGGACAAGGGCAGCCTCGCCGTGCGCCGCAATGAAATCGACGCGACCGTGGGCAGCCGCAGCACCTATGTCATGGTCGGCTATCTCCGCCTCAACCGCAACGCGCTCGCCAATCTGGAAGACCTTCAGGACCGCGAGGAACTGCGCGTCGGCGCGCGCGCGCAGTTCGCCCGCTTCTGGTCGGTGTTCGGCTCCACCGTCATCGACCTCACCGACAAGAAGGAAGACCCGGTCAGCATGGCGGACGGCTATCAGCCCGTGCGCCACCGCCTCGGCGTCGCTTATGAGGACGACTGCCTGACGCTGGGCTTCACCTGGGTCCGCAACTATCAGGCCAATGGCGACGCCCGCAGGGGCAACAGCTTCCAGCTTCGTCTAGCTTTCCGCAATATTGGCATATAA
- a CDS encoding leucyl aminopeptidase, which produces MDIRFAPTRPDADTLVLAVQKGFGALPLAAAATLSAGAAASRFTGETGTSFESFVEEGGKTLRVLLLGTGAGSAQDMEKAGAALTAKLATSGAAHAAVEFVGGASGALAAALAFGVRLRGWRIDTYRTKLSEKAKPTLQTVTLVAQDADAAWQAQDAVAQGVAFTRELVSEPANILYPESFVERCRHLADLGVRITVLDRAAMTELGMGSLLGVAQGSPREARLLAMEWDGTGGSSEKPVVFVGKGVTFDTGGISLKPGAGMEDMKWDMGGAGAVAGAMKALAGRKAKARVVGICGLVENMPDGNAQRPGDIVTSMSGQTIEVLNTDAEGRLVLCDALTWAQRTYSPEVIVDLATLTGAMIVALGNEYAGIFSNDDGLAGDLIAAGQAVGDPLWRFPLSPAYDKLIDSPIADMKNIGPRYAGSITAAQFLKRFIDEGVKWAHLDIAGMVWADKPGGTWDKGATGYGVRLIDRFVADHYER; this is translated from the coding sequence ATGGACATTCGTTTCGCCCCGACCCGCCCCGATGCCGATACGCTGGTCCTTGCCGTGCAGAAGGGCTTTGGCGCGCTGCCGCTGGCGGCGGCGGCGACCCTGAGCGCGGGTGCGGCCGCTTCGCGCTTCACGGGCGAGACGGGGACGAGCTTCGAGAGCTTCGTTGAGGAAGGCGGCAAAACGCTGCGCGTGCTGCTGCTGGGCACAGGCGCGGGCAGCGCGCAGGACATGGAGAAGGCGGGCGCGGCGCTGACGGCGAAGCTCGCCACCAGCGGCGCGGCGCACGCGGCGGTCGAGTTCGTCGGCGGGGCGAGCGGTGCGCTGGCCGCCGCGCTGGCGTTCGGCGTCAGGCTGCGCGGCTGGCGCATCGACACCTATCGCACGAAGCTGAGCGAGAAGGCGAAGCCCACGCTCCAGACCGTGACGCTGGTGGCGCAGGACGCCGATGCGGCATGGCAGGCGCAGGACGCCGTCGCGCAGGGCGTCGCCTTCACCCGCGAACTGGTGTCGGAACCGGCGAACATCCTCTATCCCGAAAGCTTCGTGGAGCGGTGCCGGCACCTTGCCGACCTTGGCGTCAGGATCACCGTGCTCGACCGGGCGGCGATGACGGAACTGGGCATGGGATCGCTGCTGGGCGTGGCTCAAGGGTCGCCCCGCGAGGCGCGGCTGCTGGCGATGGAATGGGACGGCACCGGCGGCTCCAGCGAAAAGCCGGTGGTGTTCGTGGGCAAGGGCGTGACCTTCGACACCGGCGGCATTTCGCTGAAACCCGGCGCGGGCATGGAAGACATGAAGTGGGACATGGGCGGCGCGGGCGCGGTCGCGGGCGCGATGAAGGCGCTGGCGGGGCGCAAGGCGAAGGCGCGGGTCGTGGGCATCTGCGGCCTTGTCGAAAATATGCCCGACGGCAATGCGCAGCGGCCCGGCGACATCGTCACATCCATGTCCGGCCAGACCATCGAGGTGCTCAATACCGACGCGGAAGGGCGGCTGGTGCTGTGCGATGCGCTGACATGGGCGCAGCGGACCTACAGCCCGGAGGTGATCGTCGATCTCGCCACGCTGACCGGCGCGATGATCGTGGCGCTGGGCAATGAATATGCGGGCATTTTCTCCAACGATGACGGGCTTGCGGGCGACCTGATCGCGGCGGGGCAGGCGGTGGGCGATCCGCTGTGGCGCTTCCCGCTGTCGCCCGCCTACGACAAGCTGATCGACAGCCCCATCGCCGACATGAAGAATATCGGGCCGCGCTATGCCGGGTCGATCACGGCGGCGCAGTTCCTGAAGCGCTTCATCGACGAAGGCGTCAAATGGGCGCATCTCGACATCGCGGGCATGGTGTGGGCCGACAAGCCGGGCGGCACCTGGGACAAGGGCGCGACCGGCTATGGCGTGCGCCTGATCGACCGCTTCGTCGCGGACCATTACGAACGCTGA
- a CDS encoding DNA polymerase III subunit chi, whose translation MQVDFYQLSRDPVEQVLPVIAARVLDLGQRLLVVAGEGERLERISQGLWAGPPESFLAHGRAGEAGQAVQPILLSESCAAANGARHVALADGVWRDEALGFERAFYFFDADTIDGARSSWRALSKADGVEPRFWRQEGRKWVQGP comes from the coding sequence ATGCAGGTCGATTTCTACCAGCTCAGCCGCGATCCCGTGGAACAGGTGCTGCCCGTCATCGCGGCGCGGGTGCTGGACCTCGGGCAGCGGCTGCTGGTGGTGGCGGGTGAGGGCGAGCGGCTGGAGCGCATCTCGCAGGGGTTGTGGGCCGGGCCGCCGGAAAGCTTCCTCGCCCATGGCCGCGCGGGCGAGGCAGGGCAGGCGGTGCAGCCGATCCTGCTGAGCGAAAGCTGCGCGGCGGCGAACGGGGCGCGGCATGTGGCGCTGGCCGACGGGGTGTGGCGCGACGAGGCGCTGGGCTTCGAGCGGGCCTTCTATTTCTTCGACGCCGACACGATCGACGGCGCGCGGTCAAGCTGGCGCGCGCTGAGCAAGGCGGACGGCGTGGAACCGCGCTTCTGGCGGCAGGAAGGCCGCAAGTGGGTGCAGGGGCCGTAG
- a CDS encoding FadR/GntR family transcriptional regulator — protein MTSARKDGPEEGALRIHQAIARDLGTAILTGRHRPGDLFEGEIEASERLGVSRTAYREAVRILIAKGMLESRPKAGTRVLPRHRWNVLDPEMLAWMFAGEPDADFIRDLFELRGVIEPAAAEFAARRRTDDQLAVMEAALGEMGRVGLSTPEGRAADQRFHHAVLAATHNDALAALASSVGAAVSWTTKFKHRKKLMPRDPLPDHRAVFAAIAARDTAAARNAMAELLRLALADMEIGEPDRGG, from the coding sequence ATGACGAGCGCGCGGAAAGACGGACCGGAAGAAGGCGCGCTCCGCATCCATCAGGCCATCGCCCGCGACCTTGGCACCGCGATCCTGACCGGGCGGCACCGGCCCGGCGACCTGTTCGAAGGCGAGATCGAGGCGTCGGAGCGGCTGGGCGTATCGCGCACCGCCTATCGCGAAGCGGTGCGCATCCTTATCGCCAAGGGGATGCTGGAAAGCCGGCCCAAGGCGGGCACGCGCGTGCTGCCGCGCCACCGCTGGAACGTGCTGGACCCCGAAATGCTGGCGTGGATGTTCGCGGGCGAGCCGGACGCCGACTTCATCCGCGACCTGTTCGAACTGCGCGGCGTCATCGAACCGGCGGCGGCGGAATTCGCGGCGCGGCGGCGCACGGACGATCAGCTTGCGGTGATGGAAGCGGCTCTGGGCGAGATGGGGCGGGTCGGACTGTCGACGCCCGAAGGACGCGCGGCGGACCAGCGTTTCCACCACGCCGTGCTCGCCGCGACGCATAATGACGCGCTGGCGGCGCTGGCGAGTTCGGTTGGCGCGGCGGTAAGCTGGACCACCAAGTTCAAGCATCGCAAGAAGCTGATGCCCCGCGACCCCCTGCCCGATCACCGCGCCGTATTCGCCGCCATCGCCGCGCGTGACACGGCAGCGGCCCGCAACGCCATGGCGGAACTGCTGCGGCTGGCGCTCGCGGACATGGAGATCGGCGAGCCAGATCGCGGGGGTTAG
- a CDS encoding Gfo/Idh/MocA family protein produces the protein MTIRAGLVGLGKIARDQHLPAIERTDGIELVAVASRNAQGDGVANYPDLGAMLAGESSLDAVILCQPPQVRYHAARQALLAGKHVFLEKPPGATVSEVDALVSLARAQGVTLYASWHSRYAAAVAQAKTWIAERRIESVDIQWREDVRHWHPGQPWIWEAGGFGVFDPGINALSMLTEIVPEPVTMLSAMLEVPANRDAPIGATLKMATASGAPVAAVFDWRQTGPQTWDIAVETDRGSLLLSEGGNTLRLDGEVQVKAPDEEYPAMYRRFVDLVGDGAIDVDLAPLRLAADAFLCGRHCPTAAFED, from the coding sequence ATGACGATCCGGGCGGGACTCGTCGGCCTCGGCAAGATCGCGCGCGACCAGCATCTGCCCGCGATCGAACGGACGGACGGCATTGAGCTGGTCGCGGTCGCCAGCCGCAACGCGCAGGGGGACGGGGTAGCGAACTACCCCGACCTCGGCGCGATGCTGGCGGGGGAAAGCAGCCTCGACGCCGTGATCCTGTGCCAGCCGCCGCAGGTCCGCTATCACGCCGCGCGGCAGGCGCTGCTGGCGGGCAAGCATGTCTTCCTCGAAAAGCCGCCGGGCGCGACCGTGTCCGAAGTGGACGCGCTGGTCTCGCTGGCCAGAGCGCAGGGCGTCACCCTCTATGCGAGCTGGCACAGCCGCTATGCCGCCGCCGTCGCGCAGGCGAAGACGTGGATCGCCGAGCGCCGCATCGAAAGCGTCGATATCCAGTGGCGCGAGGATGTGCGCCACTGGCATCCGGGCCAGCCGTGGATCTGGGAAGCGGGCGGCTTCGGCGTGTTCGATCCCGGCATCAACGCGCTGTCGATGCTGACGGAGATCGTGCCCGAACCCGTCACCATGCTGTCGGCGATGCTGGAAGTGCCCGCGAACAGGGATGCGCCCATCGGCGCGACGCTCAAGATGGCGACCGCGTCGGGCGCGCCGGTCGCGGCGGTGTTCGACTGGCGGCAGACCGGGCCGCAGACATGGGACATCGCGGTCGAAACGGATCGCGGCAGCCTGCTTTTGTCGGAAGGCGGCAACACGCTCCGCCTCGACGGCGAAGTGCAGGTGAAGGCGCCGGACGAGGAATATCCCGCCATGTATCGCCGCTTCGTCGATCTGGTGGGCGATGGCGCCATCGACGTGGACCTCGCCCCGCTGCGGCTGGCGGCGGACGCCTTCCTTTGCGGGCGGCATTGTCCTACGGCAGCGTTCGAGGATTGA
- a CDS encoding aldehyde dehydrogenase (NADP(+)) yields MFNGAILIGASERHSGAPFHAINPATGEKGDVAFSSAMPAEVDEAAALAEAAFESFSTLSPDARATFLETAADNIMGIGDLLIETAMSETGLPRARLEGERGRTVSQLRLFASYVRLGDWLDATIDRAMPDRAPLPRADLRRVNHSVGPVAVFGASNFPLAFSVAGGDTAAAFAAGSPVIVKGHSAHPGTGELVARAIQAAVRACGLHEGVFSYLPGADRSLGGALVADPRVKAVGFTGSRGGGTALMKIAAERKEPIPVYAEMSSINPVVLLPGALKDRAQALGAAFVGSLTMGAGQFCTNPGLVIALDGPDLDSFVAAAAQALSGAAPQVMLTPGIHDAYEKGVAALSGAEGVTTVARGTDAEGVNRGQAAFFATDRATFEGNPVLAEEVFGSSSVLIRCASIEEVIATIAGLEGQLTATLQIGSGDEAHAAALLPTLSRKVGRILTNGWPTGVEVTHAMVHGGPFPSTADGRSTSVGTLAMMRFLRPVCYQDVPDALLPPALQEGNPWGLTRRIEGRLSVAA; encoded by the coding sequence ATGTTCAACGGAGCCATCCTCATCGGCGCGAGCGAGCGCCACAGCGGCGCGCCCTTCCACGCGATCAACCCGGCGACCGGCGAAAAGGGCGACGTCGCCTTTTCGAGCGCCATGCCCGCCGAGGTCGACGAAGCCGCCGCGCTTGCCGAAGCCGCGTTCGAGAGCTTTTCGACCCTCTCCCCCGACGCGCGCGCGACTTTCCTCGAAACCGCTGCCGACAACATCATGGGCATTGGCGACCTGCTGATCGAAACCGCCATGTCCGAAACCGGCCTGCCCCGTGCCCGGCTGGAGGGCGAACGCGGCCGCACCGTGAGTCAGCTTCGCCTGTTCGCTTCCTATGTGCGCCTTGGCGACTGGCTGGACGCGACCATCGACCGCGCCATGCCCGACCGCGCGCCCCTGCCCCGCGCGGATCTGCGCCGCGTCAACCATTCGGTCGGCCCGGTCGCGGTGTTCGGCGCGTCCAACTTCCCGCTCGCCTTCTCGGTCGCGGGCGGCGATACGGCGGCGGCTTTCGCGGCGGGATCGCCCGTCATCGTCAAGGGCCACAGCGCCCACCCCGGCACCGGCGAACTGGTCGCGCGCGCCATCCAGGCGGCGGTCAGGGCGTGCGGCCTGCATGAAGGCGTCTTTTCCTACCTGCCGGGCGCGGACCGTTCGCTGGGCGGCGCGCTGGTCGCCGATCCGCGCGTCAAGGCGGTGGGCTTCACCGGATCGCGCGGCGGCGGCACCGCGCTCATGAAGATCGCGGCGGAGCGCAAGGAGCCGATCCCCGTCTACGCCGAAATGTCCTCGATCAATCCGGTCGTCCTGCTGCCCGGCGCGCTGAAGGATCGGGCGCAAGCGCTGGGCGCGGCGTTCGTCGGATCGCTGACGATGGGCGCGGGGCAGTTCTGCACCAATCCCGGCCTCGTCATCGCGCTGGACGGGCCGGACCTCGACAGCTTCGTCGCCGCCGCCGCGCAGGCTCTGTCGGGCGCCGCGCCGCAGGTCATGCTGACGCCCGGCATCCACGACGCCTATGAAAAGGGCGTCGCGGCGCTTTCGGGCGCCGAGGGCGTGACCACCGTGGCGCGCGGCACCGATGCGGAGGGCGTCAATCGCGGACAGGCAGCCTTCTTCGCGACCGACCGCGCGACGTTCGAGGGCAATCCCGTGCTGGCGGAGGAAGTGTTCGGATCGTCCTCCGTCCTCATCCGCTGCGCCAGCATTGAGGAAGTGATCGCCACGATCGCGGGTCTGGAAGGCCAGCTTACCGCCACGCTCCAGATCGGATCGGGCGACGAGGCGCACGCCGCCGCTCTGCTGCCGACGCTGAGCCGCAAGGTCGGGCGCATCCTGACGAACGGCTGGCCCACCGGCGTCGAGGTGACGCACGCGATGGTCCATGGCGGCCCCTTCCCCTCCACCGCCGACGGGCGCTCGACCTCGGTCGGCACGCTGGCGATGATGCGCTTCCTGCGCCCCGTCTGCTATCAGGACGTGCCCGACGCGCTGCTGCCGCCCGCGTTGCAGGAGGGCAATCCCTGGGGTCTGACGCGCCGGATCGAGGGCAGACTGAGCGTCGCGGCATGA
- a CDS encoding IlvD/Edd family dehydratase gives MSDSSNPAPKLRSRAWFDNPDNIDMTALYLERYLNFGLSLDELRSGKPIIGIAQTGSDLSPCNRNHLVLAERMRDGIREMGGIALEFPVHPIQETGKRPTAGLDRNLAYLGLVEAIYGYPLDGVILTTGCDKTTPALLMAAATVNIPAIALSVGPMLNGWFKGERTGSGTIVWHARQLLAAGKIDDEGFIKLVASSAPSTGYCNTMGTASTMNSLAEALGMMLPGSAAIPAPYRDRQEAAYLTGKRIVEMVHEDLKPSDIMTVDAFHNAIAVNSAIGGSTNAPIHLTAIARHMGVDVPLKDWETVGHKIPLLVNLQPAGEYLAEDYYRAGGVPAVVSQLMQQGLIREGAMTVNGRTMGDNCRGVEIEDEKVIRPFARPLKEEAGFLVLSGNLFDAAVMKTSVISDEFRQRYLSNPDDPDAFEGPAIVFDGPEDYHHRIDDPATGITPDTLLFMRGAGPIGYPGAAEVVNMRPPAYLITEGVSALPCIGDGRQSGTSGSPSILNASPEAAAMGGLALLKDGDRVRMDLKAGTVNVLISDAELEARRTALVAAGGFPYPASQTPWQEIQRSVVGQLNTGAILEGAEKYQRIAQTMGLPRDNH, from the coding sequence ATGAGCGATTCGTCCAATCCCGCCCCGAAATTGCGCAGCCGCGCCTGGTTCGATAACCCGGACAATATCGACATGACGGCGCTCTATCTGGAGCGATACCTTAATTTCGGCCTCAGTCTGGACGAACTGCGCAGCGGCAAGCCGATCATCGGCATCGCACAGACGGGCAGCGACCTTTCGCCCTGCAACCGCAATCATCTGGTGCTGGCGGAGCGGATGCGCGACGGCATTCGCGAAATGGGCGGCATCGCGCTGGAATTTCCGGTCCATCCGATTCAGGAGACGGGCAAGCGGCCCACCGCCGGTCTCGACCGCAATCTCGCCTATCTGGGCCTTGTCGAGGCGATCTACGGCTATCCGCTCGACGGCGTGATCCTGACCACCGGCTGCGACAAGACGACGCCCGCGCTGCTGATGGCGGCGGCGACGGTCAACATCCCCGCCATCGCCCTGTCGGTCGGCCCGATGCTGAACGGCTGGTTCAAGGGCGAACGGACGGGATCGGGCACGATCGTCTGGCACGCGCGGCAACTGCTGGCGGCGGGCAAGATCGACGACGAGGGCTTCATCAAGCTGGTCGCCTCCTCCGCTCCCTCCACGGGCTATTGCAACACCATGGGCACGGCGAGCACGATGAACAGCTTGGCCGAAGCGCTGGGCATGATGCTGCCCGGATCGGCGGCGATCCCCGCGCCCTACCGCGACCGGCAGGAAGCGGCCTATCTGACCGGCAAGCGCATCGTCGAGATGGTGCATGAGGATCTGAAACCCTCCGACATCATGACGGTGGACGCCTTCCACAACGCCATCGCGGTCAACAGCGCCATCGGCGGATCGACCAATGCGCCCATCCACCTGACCGCCATCGCGCGGCATATGGGCGTGGACGTGCCGCTCAAGGACTGGGAGACGGTGGGGCACAAGATCCCGCTGCTGGTGAACCTCCAGCCCGCGGGCGAGTATCTGGCGGAGGATTATTATCGCGCGGGCGGCGTGCCCGCCGTCGTCAGCCAGCTCATGCAGCAGGGTCTGATCCGCGAAGGCGCGATGACGGTCAACGGCCGGACCATGGGCGACAATTGCCGGGGCGTGGAGATCGAGGACGAAAAGGTCATCCGCCCCTTCGCCCGGCCGCTGAAGGAAGAAGCGGGCTTCCTCGTCCTGTCGGGCAATCTGTTCGACGCCGCCGTCATGAAGACCAGCGTCATCAGCGACGAGTTCCGCCAGCGCTACCTGTCCAACCCGGACGATCCCGATGCGTTCGAGGGACCGGCCATCGTGTTCGACGGGCCGGAGGATTATCACCACCGCATCGACGATCCCGCCACCGGCATCACGCCCGACACGCTGCTCTTCATGCGCGGCGCGGGGCCAATCGGCTATCCCGGCGCGGCGGAAGTCGTCAACATGCGCCCGCCCGCCTATCTCATCACCGAAGGCGTGTCCGCCCTGCCCTGCATCGGCGACGGGCGGCAGTCTGGCACGAGCGGAAGCCCATCCATCCTCAACGCCTCGCCCGAAGCGGCGGCGATGGGCGGCCTTGCGCTGCTGAAGGATGGCGACCGGGTGCGCATGGACCTGAAGGCCGGGACCGTGAACGTCCTCATTTCCGACGCGGAACTGGAGGCGCGCCGGACCGCACTGGTGGCGGCGGGCGGCTTCCCCTATCCCGCCTCGCAGACCCCTTGGCAGGAAATCCAGCGGTCGGTCGTGGGTCAGCTCAACACCGGCGCGATCCTGGAAGGCGCGGAGAAATATCAGCGGATCGCGCAGACCATGGGCCTGCCCCGCGACAATCATTGA
- a CDS encoding COX15/CtaA family protein: MTRAPRSAPPRPLAIGRWLLCVAALVFCMVVVGGITRLTESGLSITQWKPITGAIPPLTHDQWMEAFRLYQQIPEYREINRGMSLSDFQFIFFWEWVHRLLGRLIGLAFALPLLWFAWKRAIPQGYGLRLVALLALGGLQGAIGWWMVKSGLSVRTDVSHYRLAVHLLTALFIMGGLIWTALDLFALARSPHARPARLRPFALLVLLLLFVQLMLGAFTAGLDAGYVSNTWPLMNDHLVPEGIDWTGSLWAMVSSDPYLVHFLHRWWAWAAAAGLFMLAARAKRAGERRASIAIHASVGTQIALGIATVVSGIALPLAVLHQAVGALVVAAAAFAAHAVGGRSSPDDASSISSK; this comes from the coding sequence ATGACCCGCGCACCCCGCTCCGCCCCGCCGCGCCCGCTTGCCATTGGCCGCTGGCTGCTGTGCGTCGCCGCTCTCGTCTTCTGCATGGTGGTGGTGGGCGGCATCACGCGCCTTACCGAATCCGGCCTGTCGATCACCCAGTGGAAGCCGATCACCGGCGCGATCCCGCCGCTGACCCACGATCAGTGGATGGAGGCATTCCGCCTTTATCAGCAGATCCCCGAATATCGGGAGATCAATCGCGGCATGAGCCTGTCGGATTTCCAGTTCATCTTCTTCTGGGAATGGGTCCATCGCCTGCTCGGCCGCCTGATCGGCCTCGCCTTTGCGCTGCCGCTCCTCTGGTTCGCGTGGAAGCGCGCGATCCCGCAGGGTTATGGCCTCCGCCTCGTCGCGCTGCTGGCGCTGGGCGGATTGCAGGGCGCGATCGGCTGGTGGATGGTGAAGTCGGGCCTGTCGGTGCGCACCGATGTCAGCCATTATCGCCTCGCGGTCCATCTGCTGACCGCGCTCTTCATCATGGGCGGCCTCATCTGGACCGCGCTCGACCTGTTCGCGCTCGCCCGCTCGCCGCACGCGCGGCCGGCGCGGCTGCGCCCCTTCGCGCTGCTCGTCCTGCTACTGCTGTTCGTGCAACTGATGCTCGGCGCATTCACGGCGGGGCTGGACGCGGGCTATGTGTCGAACACATGGCCGCTGATGAACGATCATCTGGTGCCCGAAGGGATCGACTGGACCGGATCGCTGTGGGCCATGGTGTCGAGCGATCCCTATCTCGTCCATTTCCTCCATCGCTGGTGGGCGTGGGCGGCGGCGGCGGGCCTGTTCATGCTCGCCGCGCGGGCGAAGCGGGCAGGGGAACGCCGTGCTTCCATCGCCATCCACGCCAGCGTCGGCACGCAGATCGCGCTCGGCATCGCGACGGTGGTGAGCGGCATCGCCCTGCCGCTCGCCGTGCTGCATCAGGCGGTGGGCGCGCTGGTGGTCGCGGCGGCGGCCTTCGCGGCTCATGCCGTGGGCGGTCGATCCTCGCCGGATGATGCCTCGTCCATATCCTCAAAATAG
- the rplM gene encoding 50S ribosomal protein L13 — translation MKALMKTTKPATPATVEKKWILIDAEGLVVGRLASTVANILRGKHKTSFTPHVDCGDNVIIINAAKVKFTGRKLTDKVYYKHTGYAGGIKETTPAKILEGRFPERVLEKAVERMIPRGPLGRQQMRNLRIFAGAEHAHEAQNPEVLDFASRNRKNKVGA, via the coding sequence ATGAAGGCGCTGATGAAGACCACCAAGCCGGCGACCCCGGCCACGGTCGAAAAGAAGTGGATTTTGATCGACGCGGAAGGTCTCGTCGTCGGCCGCCTCGCCTCGACCGTCGCGAACATTCTGCGTGGCAAGCACAAGACGTCCTTCACCCCCCACGTCGATTGCGGTGACAATGTCATCATCATCAACGCGGCGAAGGTGAAGTTCACGGGCCGCAAGCTGACCGACAAGGTTTACTACAAGCACACCGGCTATGCCGGCGGCATCAAGGAGACCACGCCCGCCAAGATCCTGGAAGGCCGCTTCCCCGAGCGCGTCCTGGAAAAGGCCGTCGAGCGTATGATCCCCCGTGGTCCGCTGGGCCGCCAGCAGATGCGCAACCTGCGCATCTTCGCGGGCGCCGAGCATGCTCATGAAGCCCAGAACCCCGAAGTGCTCGACTTCGCGTCGCGCAACCGCAAGAACAAGGTGGGTGCATAA